The following is a genomic window from Nocardioides thalensis.
CGAGCGCAACCGGAACGCCAAGGACCACCACAACGCGATCAGCGCCGACGCCCTCCAGGACTGGGCGGAGTTCGCGGCGCCGCGGACGTTCGGCCTCGCGGTGCGCACCTACGCCAACCTGCGCCTGGCGGAGAAGCACCCCGTCGTCCACAACCTGGTGATCTCCAACGTGCCCGGCCCGCCGGTGCCGCTCTACTTCATGGGCGCCCGGATCGCGGCGCTCTACCCCCTCGGCCCCGTGTTCCACGGCGCCGGCCTCAACATCACGGTCATGTCCAACGCGGGCGAGGTCCACGTCGGGGTGATCGCGTGCCGCGAGTCCATGCCGGACGCCGACGCGCTGGCCCGGCACTTCCCGGCCGAGCTGGAGCGTCTCCGGAAGGCGGTCAGCGGCGGAAGTCGCGCCGGCGCGCGTTGACGGTGCGCACGGCCTCCAGGAAGGCCGGCACGAACCTCTCGTGGCCCAGCACGCATCCGGCGTGCCCGTCGTCGACCTCGTGGATCGTGGCGCCCGGGATGGCCCGCGCGATCTCGTACTGCCGGGCCGTCGGGATCACCTTGTCCTTGCACATCACGACCACCGCCGTCGGCACGTCGATCCGGCCCAGCCAGGGCCTCGAGTGGTGGCGTCCGAGCGCGGCGAGCGCCTGGCCGACCGCCCACGGGCTGGTCGAGCGGAACTCGTTGAGCGCCCAGGCGTGCACGTCCTCGTTGGCGACGTCGGCCGCGTCCGCGGCCGCGCGGGCCGCGGCGACGGCGGTGCGGGAGCGCGCGATCCCCCGGGAGGCGAGCATCGCCGCGCCCATCCCGGTGAAGAACACGTGCTCGTACGGCGCCCGCTGGAACCGGTCCGTCGTGGCGGCGAGCACCAGCCCCTGGACGAGCCCGGGGTGCTGGCGCCACGCCCGCTGGGCCACGATCGACCCCATCGAGTAGCCCGCGACGATCACGTCGTCGAGGCCGAGCAGGTCGACCAGGGCGGCCACGTCGTCGGCGCAGTCGACGAGCGAGAACTCCTCGCCCCGGATGCCGCGGCCGTGCCAGCGCTGGTCGAGCGTCACCACCCGGAACCGCTCCGAGAGCGGCTCGATGACGGGGAACCACGTGAGCAGGCCGGTGCAGCCCAGCGCGTGCAGCAGCACGACGGTGGGGGAGTCGGGGCTGGGTCCCGGCGTGTCCGT
Proteins encoded in this region:
- a CDS encoding alpha/beta fold hydrolase, with the translated sequence MGVLPLDGVRDRIGVPDVAIPVGRVVELPGRGGSTYVTDTPGPSPDSPTVVLLHALGCTGLLTWFPVIEPLSERFRVVTLDQRWHGRGIRGEEFSLVDCADDVAALVDLLGLDDVIVAGYSMGSIVAQRAWRQHPGLVQGLVLAATTDRFQRAPYEHVFFTGMGAAMLASRGIARSRTAVAAARAAADAADVANEDVHAWALNEFRSTSPWAVGQALAALGRHHSRPWLGRIDVPTAVVVMCKDKVIPTARQYEIARAIPGATIHEVDDGHAGCVLGHERFVPAFLEAVRTVNARRRDFRR